The DNA sequence ATGGTAAATACTAGGGTGAATTTTTAAGAAAAGGGAGTCTGAAAAGTGCAAGTTATTTAAAAAAGTAATAATTGCAGGTTATTTTGCAAAGAATGTACTAATGCAATGATACTGAAAAGATATCTTGAATTTAAAACACATGTTTTCTAGCTCTTTTCTGGTAGTTGAGTGAACGAATATCAGATATCTTATGACGATCAACTCTTCTCCCTTTTCTTACCACTAAAGTGTTCATCAAAAATAACTGTGATAGTCGATCCATAATGCAGTCTATGTCTGACTCTGTAGAAAAAATATCAAAGGCTAAGTTTTTAATCGCATTAAATGAGACAGATTTATTGATGCTTTTTTTTAGTTTACTATTCTGTGCGCTCAATGTCTCTTCATCATCTTCTATCATGATACTTTCTAGATTACTGATGAAGATAGTTGACCAAAAATCCTACTTGATAGTTTCAATACTTTTTCCTGTGAAATTCTCTAAATTTAATCTTCCCTTCAGCCTAGAAAAAAATGTTTCTACTCCCCAGCGCAAGTAATATAATCTCTCAAACTCTTCGACTGTAAAACTTTGCTCATCTAACAGAGATGTTACTAACACTTCAACTTCTCCAGAAGAAAGTATTATTTTGACTAACCTGAATTTCATCTCATCAGGTAATCCTAGCTTTCGTAGCTGTCTTGCTACTTTAATAGGTGCGGTAGACACTACCACCATACTAGATGGGCTTTCCGGCTTAAACATAGCGTTTATTTCATTGAAAGACGAACTTGGACAGCGAATTATATAATTGATTTTCCTTCCTGTAAGCTCAGCAAGAAATCGATAAGATACGTATCCTCTATCACAGATTAACAAATCGTCTGATTTTATGGATTCAAGCATACCGATCGCTAAATCAACCTCATAGCTGTCACCTCTACTTAGCACAGATTTTATTGCAATATTATTTAGCACATCGTAGCAAACTTCAAAGGTTGCACTTGTATAGTCTTCAAATCTCTGGATTCCATTCCATACTGCTCTTGAGCCAAACTCGCCTATTATTTTGTCGCTCTTTGGCAGAATCAGTATTGAAGCATCAAATGCAAGTACTCTGAAGCCATGGTGGGTTTTAAATTCCTGATCTTGGTAGTATAGGGAAACTATATCATCATTTAACTCTGAAAACGCAGTATGCTTTAGCTTCTTTCTTGCTTGAGTAAATGCACTTGCCGTAATTGTGTAATCTTTTCTTGTATGCAGAACAAACTCATTAAGCATTACTTGTAATGACTTTACACTCTTTCTAAAAATCAGGAGAAATACATTAATGAAGGGCAGCTTTCTTTTTCGTGAGAAGTCTTTTGAGGATGCTCTGTGTGCGTTTATAAAGTTTAAACTCATCAATTTATTTTTTATAAACATGATTATTCTTTTTTTTACTCATGTCATTACTTCTTTTAATTTGTGGATCTTACCTGATTTTACAATACAGTCCATCACTTTCCCTTAACTTAATGTGTAATAGTTTAGACTTGATCTGACAGGCATGAATTATCTGACAGAAGAATTGAAAACCGATATCAGCATCCTGTTTAATGCTATCAATATTTTTCTGATAAGCAATATGCATACTATCAAAAAAGGTTTGCATAGCCATAGCAATATTTACCTGAATGTGGTCTAGATCTATTGTAAGAATGCACCCAATGGTCTACGTCTAACTGAAGTTCTGCCAAAGAGGTGTAAATTTTCTTTCTAAAGATAATATTGTAACATTCATCTTCTGTGGAACCTTTCACATATGCCATTAGTCTGTGGAGTTGGTTCGAGAATGATCAATATTTTCTACCCCTAAATATAGCTGTGATTTTCAGGTTTGCCACAATACTCTGTACCACGATCCGTCAAAACACGTAGCAATCTGTTCATCAAAGAACGGTACTACCCTATCATTAAGAAGATCTGCAGCTGTGATAGCAGTCCTTTCTGTGTAAAGCTTAGCAAAAGCAACTCTGGAATAGGTATCAACAAAGGTTTGCTGGTAAATTCGTCCAATACCTTTGATATTACCAACATAATAACTGTCTTGGCTACCTAAGTATCCTGGATGCTCTGTTTCAATTTCTCCATGGGCCTCTTTTTCTTCCTTAGCCTTTTCTAGAGCTGTTATCTGTTCTTCTGTTAAAATGATACCATCCTGAGCTACTTTTGCTTCTAATGCCTTTAACCTCTTTTTAAAGTTTTCAAGATCGTTTCTTTGCCACACTGATCTTATTCCACTTGCAGAGATCTCTCTTTTTCAGTTCGTTTGCTGCTCTTTCTTGTCCGTATACTGGAAACTCTATTGCTATTTCAACTACTGCTTTTTCTATATCCTCCGACACTCTATTTGCATACAATGGCTTGCTTTTGCTTATCTCGTGTAAAGCCTCTTCTCCTCCTGTTTCATACAGTTCTTTGAAGCGGTAAAATGTATCCCTTGAATATCCCATACGCCTGTGATACATTTCCTAATTGCTTTGCAAGTTCTAGCAATCCTAACTTTGGTTTTAGTATTTTTTCTTGTGTTGTACTCATATCTGACACTCCTTTAAAATTTGTTTGTATTTTTATCTTACTTTATTAACCTGTCAGATCAAATCTAAACTATTACAGCTAAGTAGAGGTGACAGCTATGAGGTTGATTTAGCGATCGGTATGCTTGAATCCATAAAATCAGACGATTTGTTAATCTGTGATAGAGGATACGTATCTTATCGATTTCTTGCTGAGCTTACAGGAAGGAAAATCAATTATATAATTCGCTGTCCAAGTTCGTCTTTCAATGAAATAAACGCTATGTTTAAGCCGGAAAGCCCATCTAGTATGGTGGTAGTGTCTACCGCACCTATTAAAGTAGCAAGACAGCTACGAAAGCTAGGATTACCTGATGAGATGAAATTCAGGTTAGTCAAAATAATACTTTCTTCTGGAGAAGTTGAAGTGTTAGTAACATCTCTGTTAGATGAGCAAAGTTTTACAGTCGAAGAGTTTGAGAGATTATATTACTTGCGCTGGGGAGTAGAAACATTTTTTTTTAGGCTGAAGGGAAGATTAAATTTAGAGAATTTCACAGGAAAAAGTATTGAAACTATCAAGCAGGATTTTTGGTCAACTATCTTCATCAGTAATCTAGAAAGTATCATGATAGAAGATGATGAAGAGACATTGAGCGCACAGAATAGTAAACTAAAAAAAAGCATCAATAAATCTGTCTCATTTAATGCGATTAAAAACTTAGCCTTTGATATTTTTTCTACAGAGTCAGACATAGACTGCATTATGGATCGACTATCACAGTTATTTTTGATGAACACTTTAGTGGTAAGAAAAGGGAGAAGAGTTGATCGTCATAAGATATCTGATATTCGTTCACTCAACTACCAGAAAAGAGCTAGAAAACATGTGTTTTAAATTCAAGATATCTTTTCAGTATCATTGCATTAGTACATTCTTTGCAAAATAACCTGCAATTATTACTTTTTTAAATAACTTGCACTTTTCAGACTCCCTTTTCTTAAAAATTCACCCTAGTATTTACCATAATTATCAATCGCTTCAAATTTTTTGTCCAATCTTAACTTCTCTTTCCCTTAACTTAATGGCAGTGATCCAATACACTCCTGTTGATTCCATGGCTATTGTAGTAACTTTGCACCTCTTTAACCACTTTGCTAAGTTATAAAGATCTTCTGTGAAGCAGCAGAATTTTTGTATATTCTGTTTATCTCTTCCTTCTGGTACACATACATAATGCACAGATATCTATTCCTGCCGCATCAGACCTCTAATTTACTTTTTGTTTTTGCCATTTCTAACCTCCATCATATAATAATTGAAAAGCACTTCAGCTTGGAACGGTTGAATTATACGCTCTTCTAATCGAGGTAGTCTCAAAGACTCCATCAGTGATTTTCCTTCCAAAACCATGCTAACCTACGGGCACTTAAGGCACCACTGGAAAAATCGGTTATAACTGCAGAGACGCTCCCTGCACAACTATACCCGAAAATTGCTAAACTTAAATTTTGGTATTTCTTCTTGATTTGACAGATTTTGTTTGTCTGATGCTTATATAGATAAAAACCTAGAAATATTGTGAAGACATAAGGTGCGCATAGTGCAAAAAATTAAAGATAAGACGCCAACTGTGTTATGCTTTTGTCGTTTAATCTGCACAGATTGAAGGTAATAAAATACCTTCAGTGTTATGGTAAGGGGAATGGTGGAGTTTGTAAAGGAGTTTTTACATAAATGGCGCCCAGGTAAAAATTATACGGTTATGCAAAAAGTCTATTTTCAAAACTGTTAGTATAATATAGAAAAAACCTCACCTTCATTAATAATAGATTACTTACCAATTGGGTAGTCACCAGTGAAACAAGCATCACAATATTGTGGTGTAGCATTGTTACGCCTTTCTGCTTTAACAGCCCTATATAGTCCATCAATACTCAAGAAGGCTAAGCTATCTACTCCTATACTTTTCTTTATTTCTTCTATAGATTGAGTTGCGGCAATTAAATCTTTGCAATCTGGTGTATCTATTCCATAAAAACAAGAATGCTTAATTGGTGGACTTGAAATCTTTAAGTGAATTTCTTTTACTCCCGCATCTTTTAACATAACTATTATACTTCTGAGCGTACTACCACGCACTATACTATCGTCTATTAAAATTATGTTTTTACCTTTTAAAGTATGCTTATTAGCATTGAATTTTAATTTTATTCTAACCTTACGTATTTCAGCGGTTGGCTGTATAAACGTTCTTCCTATGTAGTGATTACGAATTATTCCCAGTTCCATGGGTAACCTTGAATGCTTTGCATATCCAATAGCTGCAGGTATTCCAGAATCAGGTATAGGTACAATCATATCCACATTGTTTTTTGGTGGACTCTCTTCTGCAAGTGTTTTTCCTATCCCTTTTCTTGCATCGTATATAGACCTGCTTTCCATTATGCTATCAGGTCTTGAAAAATAAACATATTCAAAAATACAAAAACTTGATTTTTGCTGTGAAAAAGGAAACGCTGAAGCTAAATTACCATTTCGATCAATGGTGACTAACTCACCTGGCTCTACTTCTCTAACAAACTTCGCATTTACTATATCAAAAGCACAAGTTTCAGATGCAAGAACATAAGAACCATCTAACTTTCCTAAAACAAGAGGTCTGATTCCTGCTGAATCTCGTACTCCAATAATTACTTCTTGATTGATTGCTACAAAAGAATAAGCACCTTGTATTTGCTTTAATGCATATATAAAACCCTTCAAGAAGCTATCTTTCTCACTTTTTGCTATCAGATGCACTAGTACTTCTGTGTCAATATCTGACTGAAAAATGCACTTTTGTTTAATTAATTGTTCGCGTATAGGAGAAATATTAATTAAATTACCATTATGTGCTATAGCAAAACTGCCAAATCTGTCACTTTTACCAAGCATGGGCTGTATTCCAGACTTACTACCACTTGTTGAATATCGAACGTGACCTATTGCGCAATCTCCAGGTAAGGATTTCTTTATTTCATCTATATCATCAAGTACGCTGCTCACCTGACCTTGAAAATGATAAGAGAGTAGCTTACCGTTGTTACTAGTTGCTATGCCAAAAGACTCTTGACCCCTATGCTGTAAAGCGTGTAGAGCGAGTATAGAATTAAAAGCAGCACTTTGGCTGCAACTTATGCCAAATACCC is a window from the Wolbachia endosymbiont of Armadillidium arcangelii genome containing:
- the purF gene encoding amidophosphoribosyltransferase, which encodes MLNEVHEECGVFGISCSQSAAFNSILALHALQHRGQESFGIATSNNGKLLSYHFQGQVSSVLDDIDEIKKSLPGDCAIGHVRYSTSGSKSGIQPMLGKSDRFGSFAIAHNGNLINISPIREQLIKQKCIFQSDIDTEVLVHLIAKSEKDSFLKGFIYALKQIQGAYSFVAINQEVIIGVRDSAGIRPLVLGKLDGSYVLASETCAFDIVNAKFVREVEPGELVTIDRNGNLASAFPFSQQKSSFCIFEYVYFSRPDSIMESRSIYDARKGIGKTLAEESPPKNNVDMIVPIPDSGIPAAIGYAKHSRLPMELGIIRNHYIGRTFIQPTAEIRKVRIKLKFNANKHTLKGKNIILIDDSIVRGSTLRSIIVMLKDAGVKEIHLKISSPPIKHSCFYGIDTPDCKDLIAATQSIEEIKKSIGVDSLAFLSIDGLYRAVKAERRNNATPQYCDACFTGDYPIGK